The following is a genomic window from Miscanthus floridulus cultivar M001 chromosome 14, ASM1932011v1, whole genome shotgun sequence.
TCGAGGAGGGCGAGGAAGCGTTCCCCCTTGATGGTGACGGGCAGCAGCATGGAATTAGCCGCCCGAATCCCTGCAACAGCCTGAAGAGAAACCACGAGGGCGTTAGCGGCGGGCGGCGCGTGGGCGTCCTGGTCGACCGGCAAGCCATCCTGGGTGGCGGCTGCCAGCTCGTCGTCGAGGTAGTCGTCGCCCTCTAGGTAGAAGAGCCGCTGGCACACATGGCCGCGAACGTAGGGCTCATCGCAGTTGAAGCACAACCCCTGACGGCGACGTTCCTGCTGCTCGGCAGGAGACAGGCGACGAAATTGGCGCACGGGCGGGGCTGCGACGGCCCCCTGGACCGGTGGGGGCACGGCCCCTGCCACGGCCGGGGCGACGTTAGGGGGGCGCTGCTGCTGTTGTGCCCAGGCCGACCGCTGTGGTGGTCGGACGCCGCGCGCTGGTGGTGGAGGCGCCGGCGTATACGCGCAGTCCTCAAAGGCCCGCGCTAGGTACATGGCGGACTGGAGATCCGGCGGCGCACGCATCTGTACCTGCTTCCTGATGTGGTCCGGGAGGCCGCCCACGTACAACTCCGCCTTTTGGCGAGCGGAGAGGTCGCGGGCATGGCAGAGCACGGCATTGTAGCGCTCTGAGTAGTCCTGCACAGTAGAGACGAAGGGGAGACGGGTGAGCTCTGCCAAACGGGTGCCCATAACCGGCGGTCCAAAACGGAGTGAGTAGAGGGCCCGAAAGCGCTCCCATGGTGGCATCCCCTCGTCTTGCTCCAGGGCATAATACCATGTCTGCGCTGCACCGCGCAAGTGGTAGGACGCGAGCCAAGTCCTAGACGAGACCGGCGTCTGTTGTCCCCTGAAGAACTGCTCGCACTGGTTCAACCAGTTGAGGGGGTCCACCGAGCCATCGAATGTCGGGAACTCCAGCTTGTAGAATTTGGGCCCGGCTTGGGCGCCACCCAAAGCGAACGCCGCAGCAAGGCCGGGGTCGACCACCCCTGTGTACTGGCcggccgagggtggaggtgctcccTGGAACAGCGGTCCATCTACCCCCCCATAGAAGATGTCGCCGGCGGGGGGCAGGGAAGAGGCGGCGATCGTCGATGACGGAGCCGAAGGCGCTGGCGTAGAGGAGACGGCTGTCGAGTAGAGCGGCGCGGAGGCCGCCATCTGGGTCTGCAGCCAGGtgggcaacggcgacggcgagcttGGCCACTGCAGCTGATGGAGGGGAACGCTGGGCCCCGAGTGCGGCATGCCGTAGGGGTAGGACACCGCCGGAGCAGACGGCGTTGGTGTGGAAGATGCGGTCGTCGGCGGAGGAGCCGGGAACGGCGGCGGCTGCGGTTGCTGGACGAGGCCGTTCCAGGCAGCCCTCATCTCCCGCATCTCGCGCTGGATGTCGAGGACGACGGAGGCCAACGCATGCAACGTGAGGGGGGCCCCGGAAGAAGCCGTTGCATCGGAGATCCCAGAATTCACGGAGGACAGCGGCGCGGTGGGGGTGACGGGCGGCTGCGTGGTGGCTGTAGGCAAGGGAAGCGACATCGTAGCCTGGGAAGCTGATACCAGATTGATAGGATTACGGATCCTACCGCGTAGATCACGGAGTCTGTAGGGATGAGAGGGAGGTGGAGCAGGCTGGGAACCTCGCTGCCGGCGGCTGGACGCCGTGGTGGAGGATGGGCGGCTGCTGCTGTAGCCCTAACTTTCACGCGGCTACAGTAGCGGCGGCACTGTTCACGCGTGAACagtagaggcggctagggtttctcccggctccctgaggaagccggaaacaataataTGTTTCTGCTTGATCTCCAATCGTTTTACAATTCATCTATATATAGTTCTTCTAAAAATAGGAAACTGATTTGGCAATAGCCAATAATTCTAATATAGATAATTATCATGGGCCCTAAGCCCATGCACCAGGCGCCCAGGTCAGCCACCCGTGGGCCTCCTTGCATACTGGACTCCGGTCATAACAGTATGTTTCAACGGACACACAAAGTTTTAGAAGTATTTTGTGTATTCAAAGGATATGAAGGAAGTGTTCCAATACCATCAATAAAACTTCATGGTGTAATTAAAGAAATTATTTTAGGGTGAGGATATCAGTCGTGGTACAGTTATACTAATGTACCTTGTATATACTCTCTGAAATTAGAGCCATTCCGTGTGCAAATGGCACAAGAGCGTTACCATCAAAGACGGTGTCGCATACACCATTGCCAACCATGTAGCCCTAACATGAGAGTACAGAACAAAACTTTAagcattattatatatatttccTTGGTAACCATGTTTGCCATTCTCATGGAGGCAGCAACAATATAATTAAAATTACTAACCTTAAAGTTTATAATTGGCTTATCTCCTTTTTGGATTCCTGTAAAATAATTCATCAGTAATAATATCAAAACAACTAGCAGTTTAAGGATCATTACTATCCCAAAGCCATAACCTTTGACAACTTCATGTGAAAGGGTAGGGACATAAACTCCAGCATATGACTCTCCAGCTATATAAAATGGATTTGTCAAGAACTCAGGGTAGAGCTGGAACCACTGGTTAAAAGGAACGGGAGGGAACTGATCAGCTTTTGTTCTACAAAAAGATTATAAATGATAAACTTACTAATGCACCAGCACAAAAGAACGTATATATTTACCTTGAGAAGAAAAGTATGCGAATCAGCAGCAGTCTTAAGATCACCAGTTTCATAATCTGAAACATTCTTGGAGTAAGACAGCCCAACACCAGCAGGGGAGTCCAAGTATATCACACTAGACACCTACAATGCAAGCGAAACATCACTAGTCTGTCTCAGTTCAGCTTGAACACACCAGATAATTTATCCTTGGGACCAACGGAAATGTCCAACCTTAGACCAGCTATAAGGGTTGAGATGAAGCTTTGGCAAGCTTCCAGCTGACCCTCCTGCCTCAAAGTTGAATGGCCCTGGACCCCAAAAAACACACATTAATTGAGATGAAAGATGTAAGAGTGTATTAGGCATCTCTAGTTTGGGTTAGTTCCTTTACTTGGTATCATAAGTTGAGATTCAGGTTCTTGGTCATAATCCATAGTCTTTTGCTCTACCTATGCCCTTATGCTCGTGCCACTAATTGTCCATCCTCCGCTGCGCAATAGCGCCCCTCCCACCAACACCCACCCACCAACCCAAGATCACCCATGATAATCTCCGCCATGGATGACAGGTCCACCATACCTAGCCTGTCGCCACCAAATGCGCGTTGAACGATCACCCCTAGAGAGAATCTTTTCTTGATCGGATAATTAGGGTTTTCTCACTCACTAGTCATTGATCAAGGTTCCTTATTGTTTTCCTGATCTAACATCATTTTAATTCCCCTGCAGCCCTCATCTTTGCGCGTGCCTCTACATTGACACCGGCCTCAACTACATTGGCTATACCCTCATCGGCCTCAATTACATTGGCCACCTCGCACGTCACTCAATGCTAGCTCATCATTGCCTCCATTGTCATCAGGTACTACATGCCTCCTCCCTCCAAATGCTACTACATCTTATTGCCATGCCACATCATCTCCACTCATGGTATTCTTTGCAATTGCATCTTAATTGACACAAACTACTTATGTGGCTATGACATTGTCCACATCACGTGCAAAGTGTTTGGTaggatgttcatgttcttcatatCAAGCATCGCCATCATGATGGCATCCAAATCACCAGGCCTTgcaccagatcacctagacctACCTCCTCACTTTGTCCAGTACAAGCTCCTCGCTAGCTTCTCCATATCTTCCTCACCTATTTCGTCTACTCCAACAACAGTGGGCTGCATTGGTATCTTCTACCCTACCATTTTGTGCACTATACTAATCCCGAAGGCTTTCTCTGCTAGTACTTTAGATGTTGATGCATGGTTGAGAACCTCCCTCTAGTACGTCTAGTATTGGCAACACCAATGGTGTCTTTATCCCTAACACAATCCTAGGCATGGTAAACCCAGTGCATACCTCATCCTTGGTGACATCAACTGCATCCTTGGCATCAACTCTCCCTCAACGGCTGCCTCAATGCATCATATTCATTCATGATGACATCTCCTATGAACCACCATCCCCATGGAAACACCTTGGGTATCCGAGGCTTCTTGTGTGGCTAACTCATCTTTGGAAGTTTTGACATCTCTGTTGACCACAACTATCATACACACGCCATCCTCGACAATATCAACATATGCACAAAGACCTATCATGATATCGCCCCTCTTGAGTAACTTTTTAGCTTCACTCCATCCAACATCCAGGATGCATGGATTGTTATGATTGCAAGGGGTGATAACTCTTCGAGTTACAACCTGAGGCTTGTCTGCAGCATCCCCATTATGAATGTTGCGAAATGTTAGAATATATCTTTAGGCTTAGGCTCACACTTATTGCTTGATCCAGGGGCCTGTATAGTACTTAGTATGAGAGGTAGAGTTGTGTGCTCTTATAATCTCTGCATGCTGTAGCCTTATTGGCTCACTGGCCCTGTCAACGACCCTTGGAACTTCGTGTAGAGCAGCAGTGACATCATGCACAGGGGACAAGGAAACCCTTTGGTGACGAAGTGCCATAGTGGACTGCATCAATGTGACTGGGAGAGTAGGGCATctcaaaggtgagggtttcaTGGCTGGGAGCATATTAAGGAGCTCTAACATGGGCTAGGGGTTTCTTTTCAGCAACCAGTAGCACAGGATATATAACAACGCTTCTTGGAAGTTTGGTCTTTCCTCACTTGATTTTTACTTATGTCGCTTATGTTTCATCTGTTTGTGTGTCTTCTACCTTTCTCGATTAACTTAGGATAGTTGATACGGTTGGTTATAGGTTGCAAAACTCCATGTGAGTGGGTAGGTAGAGACACTAGATAATCTCTAGGCCGACTTCTTGTCAGTTAGTAGTTATTATCTAGCGTAGAATCGTGTTGGAGCCCTAGGTTAAATTTTTTTATTAGTGATCCAATTTACTACTCCCCTCTTGGGTCCCGCTCATATGTTACTAATAAGACCGCTAAATTCTTTACAAAGCTACATCTAATATTCTAAAGGAAATACCAAGTTGTCAATCAATATTGTGATGAAAAAAGAGCAAAGATAAGAATACAAATATTGATCATATATATCAAAGGAACACTAAAAAAATAAGATGAAGTGTATCAAATTAAGCACCCAAGCTTTTCTCTATGCTTTGGAAAAGGAATTTTTTGGCCCGAATTATGTCTAATAAATTATGGAGTTTGCATTGGTTCTCTCCATATTCCATCTGGTGGTCCTTTTCTACCTTTGTTCATCACTAGCGTCTAGAAATATCTATTGCCATAACCCCATTGTCCTCCCGTCTTGTGGCTCCGGCCACCGGATTTGTGATTCGCTAAGCTAACTACTCTCAAGATGATTGATGCCTTCATCCCGACTCGACCCACCAGCCGTCGTCCTTCACCACCCTATTAGCAACCCCTAGAGCGTCACCACACCATCCACTAACAACCTCCACTAGTGGTCCAACATTTCCTCCCAAAAAGGCATCAACCCCAAAACATGCATAATACCAAACCCCTACCTTGGCTCCTGGTGCTGCACTACACATCCGCCAATCGCCTTCACTGTTGAACCAACATTTATTCCAAGATCCCTAAAACCGCAAGAACCTAAAATCCACGGACTTACCCCACGTCCGTATTTATGTAACTCTGCACGTCAGGCAAATTTGATCTCGTCCACTACGCAGCCCAGCTCACCACCCATCCATGAAAGTTTTGGATCCCAAAAATGCTCAATTATTCTACAGCATCCTTATCTGCAGATCCCTTACTCTAACGAGTTGGTTGGAAAAGATGGTGAGAGGAAAGCAGGAAAGAAAAATGCGATGGAGAGATGACAAATATAGCTGGGGAATATCATGATACTAGTTTAGCTTCCCCAGAAGACAGCGACGTGATATACGCGTCCGGCAACTTTGTGCGATGCCGATGCCTAGTGTTCTTCTACTAGAAAGCAACCAGCTGCCAACCGGACCCCACCGTTACCTTCTTCCTCGCCTAGCTTTTCTCGATTCCGTCCACAACAGGGACAGGCCACACACAACCAACGACGATGATTGGGCAAAGAAAACTCGTGACGACACGCACACGACGaccagaagaaaagaaagaaaggagacgCCGGGCAGAGAAGGAGGTCGTCGTCGACGAGGGACGCAATTACGCACCGTGCTCGTAGACGAAGCCGTCGAAGCTGGAGCAGCCGGGCCCGCCGTTGAGCCAGAGCACGACGGGGTCCTTGGCCGGGTCGCGCTCCGACTCCACCAGGTAGTAGAAGAGCCGCCTGCCGTGCGCCTCGTCCACCGTCACGTACCCGGCGTAGTGCTTGGACGGCAGCTTGCCGCCCGCGAACCCCGGGACGTTCGTCACCAGGGCACCCGGCGGCGCGGCGAGGCAGCAGCAGGCGAAAAAGGCGgaggacagcagcagcagcagcggcagcgggaaGGCTGGAGGGGCAGCGGTAGAGCCGCCGCGGGCCATTGCTGCGGGTGTGGGAGTGGCCAGTGGGAGCTAGGTGGACGATAGATGATACAGTAACTGGCCCGGATGGAGCGCGTTTAAATACAGATGAGCTGCCGGCTCCGGCGTGTATGTACTATGTGTCTATGTAGTAAGGGAATGGTGACGTCGACGACAAAGCCGGCGCCCGGCGGTTGTGTGTCAGTGTGTGTGTGTTGGAATTCTCACCGTCTCAGCCTACCCACTAAGACTTGAGTCACCCAATGCAAGTCGGCCAAGCCACGCAAGGATATGTTGACCAGTTGACGGATTTTGCAAAAGGAGAAGCAAGTCAGTTAATCTTTTCCACCATCCATGTATGACTGTCCGTATCTAATATACGAGTATGATGATGTGTGTGTGCACTACCTAGCTTCTCTCGCAAGGCTTGGTACTCTCCGACGGGTTACTGTCCTATATCCTAAGTTATAGGTTTTTTTCCTAGATACATACTAGTTTTTGCTATGTAACTAGATATATGTATCTAAAAATACCAAAACAACGTATaaattgggatggagggagtaaaatTTAACTTgtgttgtgatttttggtggtAAGAACGATCAGGGTTCAAATTAAATAATCAGTTGGTAAGTGGCAATTTATCAGGACATAACCTGCAAGTGCACATAGAAACTTATGTGTTTCTGGCTTTCTGCGAGAGAGGTTGTGGCTTCAGGCACTAAGATAACCGCAAGAACTCAGTCACTACTCAATCCCAATGGTAATAGGTGTGTTTCCTGTCAAGATTAAGAAAAAAGAGTTAGCAATTATACCAAATTGGATATAAAATATCATCAAAGCAAAAATTATTACATACTCTCTCAGTCcccaaaagaatgtaattctaaaACAGTGTCACGTGTTAGTATAtcaactttgaccaattatagataaaaaagtataaatatttataatatcaaataaatgtcattagattaattacgaaatgtattttaataaattaatttggagtaataaatgtgaatactatttgctagaaacttggtcaaacatgaacCATTTTACGTGGCACATAacccatagttgcattctttgTGGGACGGAGGTAGTACAAGATTATGAGTCACTATATCCGAAAACTGTGACAAACACCTTCCCATATGAAGATTTGCAACAGCATGGACTCAGGACTGGTGAGAGCACCATGTATTTTGGGAGCCCAGTGATCTTTTCTCcgtctttttttctctttttgctATTTCTTACTCTCTCCCTTCCAAATTGTGAGTAGTCTTAGCTTTttctaagtcaaacctctccAGATTTGACCAAGTCTGCAGAAAAATGCACAGACATCTACAAAATCAAACAAGCATTAGATTAACCATGAAATATATTCTAATTGTGCATTTATTTGATATTGTATAGATGCTAGTACatatttctataaacttggtcaaagttatacaagtttaacttaggacaaaactaaaacgacttataatttgaaatagaggacTATCTAGGAATACATCACTGCCGCCAGCCAAAAGGCACAACATGGTTCAGAACTTGAAGTTGCCACTGCTGCCATAGCAGGCTTCACCAGGATAGCGTGTGCGCCCCTCCATTGTTAGACCAGATGGCGTGTGCACCCCTCTATTGTCAGTTTTGGCACTGAACGCACCCTGTGCGTTGCTCTGCTCCATGAGGATCCAGTGCCTTTCTGAGTTTCTGAGAGGGCTGACCTTCACATGCTCAATGCATGGCAAATGGCACGCAGCCTGCTGCACGCACAAGCATGAGCCTGGTGAATGGTGATCACCAGCACAAAGAAACTCATCCGGTAGGATTTCGGGACATGACACGACACTGCACAGGAGAATAACAACATCATATTAGATGACACATTCAAGTAAGACAGCTGCCCCCTCTGAGATTTCaatgctttttttttttgttgtaacCTTGAAAAGGTTAAGTACATCTAGCTTCAAGATCTTATTTTTGTATTCTTTTCTGAAGCAACTTACTTTTCATTTTTCTTGTAAAAAACCTTTAGCCTTTGCCTCTGGCGCTGATACCCCCATTTACAAGGACTGTGTATGCACAAACATCAGATTTAAGTCCTTCCTGCAACATCTCACGAAATAGTCCCTTAGCGTCCTCTAGAGATTCTGCTTTGCACTGTGTAACACTGTACATCAGGTTTAATTTTCATGTCTTTCATTTCGCTCAGCAACTTCCTATGCTTTTCTCTGAGAAGAAAGCTTCTCCTCTCCTTTGAAAGACCCTCCCATCCTTGCCGAAGGGTTTCCTACAGGAAACCATCCAATAGGACTGTATATGCAACTACATCAGGGTTAATGTCTGACTTTATCATTCGATAAAATAGTTTACGTGCTTCTTGGAAGCTACCAGCCCTGCAGTAACCATTCATCAGCACAGTGCATAAAGTGACATCAGGAGAGTGCCCTTGCTAGACCATATTACGGAACCATAAATGAGCATTGTACATATCTCCTTTTCTGACAGTAAACTGATATGAGTTCACCATACGAAATTACTTCAGGAACAACTTTCTTTTCCAACATCATGTTAAATACAGTTGAAGCTCTTTTGACATTGTCATCTCTACAAAATATTTCCTTGTTGAGCAACCCTACGAAACAGCTTGTAAGCATCGTCAGTGGAACCTGAATGCAAATAGCCACGAACCATAAGCATTGTACAGAACTTCAGTATTATCTAATCTTTTCCCTACTTTACTAAATATTTCCTCTGCTTTGCTCAGGTGGCCTCCCCTACAAAAACCATCAATTGCCAGTCCATAGGTTAGTGAGTTCTCCAACCCTTGATCTATCATGTGGTCTAGAAGGTCATCTACCACGGTAACAAGGCCTCTCTGGAAAAATCCACTGATCAATACATTATATGTAACTAGATCTGGTTTTATATTTTCCTTCAGCATCCTCTCGAATACCTGTAGAGCACTTTGTATT
Proteins encoded in this region:
- the LOC136504513 gene encoding serine carboxypeptidase 1-like isoform X2; amino-acid sequence: MARGGSTAAPPAFPLPLLLLLSSAFFACCCLAAPPGALVTNVPGFAGGKLPSKHYAGYVTVDEAHGRRLFYYLVESERDPAKDPVVLWLNGGPGCSSFDGFVYEHGPFNFEAGGSAGSLPKLHLNPYSWSKVSSVIYLDSPAGVGLSYSKNVSDYETGDLKTAADSHTFLLKWFQLYPEFLTNPFYIAGESYAGVYVPTLSHEVVKGIQKGDKPIINFKGYMVGNGVCDTVFDGNALVPFAHGMALISESIYKVLGGLNIYDILEPCYHGTNTKEVIPQNNKLPPSFKDLGVTSKPLPVRTRMHGRAWPLRAPVRDGRVPSWQELAASVPRGVPCMSDEVATAWLNNDNVRSAIHAEPVSSIGPWELCTNKLDFDHDAGSMIIYHKNLTSQGYRAFIYSGDHDMCVPHTGTEAWTASLGYGIIDSWRQWIVNDQVAGYTQGYENGLTFATIKGAGHTVPEYKPQESLAFYSRWLNGTKL
- the LOC136504513 gene encoding serine carboxypeptidase 1-like isoform X1; translated protein: MARGGSTAAPPAFPLPLLLLLSSAFFACCCLAAPPGALVTNVPGFAGGKLPSKHYAGYVTVDEAHGRRLFYYLVESERDPAKDPVVLWLNGGPGCSSFDGFVYEHGPFNFEAGGSAGSLPKLHLNPYSWSKVSSVIYLDSPAGVGLSYSKNVSDYETGDLKTAADSHTFLLKWFQLYPEFLTNPFYIAGESYAGVYVPTLSHEVVKGIQKGDKPIINFKGYMVGNGVCDTVFDGNALVPFAHGMALISESIYKEANTACQENYWNASSATCDEALSKVDAVLGGLNIYDILEPCYHGTNTKEVIPQNNKLPPSFKDLGVTSKPLPVRTRMHGRAWPLRAPVRDGRVPSWQELAASVPRGVPCMSDEVATAWLNNDNVRSAIHAEPVSSIGPWELCTNKLDFDHDAGSMIIYHKNLTSQGYRAFIYSGDHDMCVPHTGTEAWTASLGYGIIDSWRQWIVNDQVAGYTQGYENGLTFATIKGAGHTVPEYKPQESLAFYSRWLNGTKL